One part of the Anaeromyxobacter sp. Fw109-5 genome encodes these proteins:
- a CDS encoding biopolymer transporter ExbD: MPIVTPGKRPSPRFEKSKILGGKMSRAHKPTNTELNVVPMVDMFVMLVIFLLQSFSATGEVLYMQKDIKLPDARHGQMIEVAPVVAVSADQVVVTGVKVADIRELDSDSGYLNIPALEERLRDEKKRWEFIHQSDPDKKWDGVVNIQADKGVPFRIVKRVMYSCGVAGYFNVNFAALDVGTIAAAPSGTPTPGI, translated from the coding sequence ATGCCCATCGTCACCCCAGGCAAGCGACCCTCGCCGCGCTTCGAGAAGTCGAAGATCCTCGGCGGCAAGATGTCGAGGGCGCACAAGCCCACGAACACCGAGCTGAACGTCGTGCCGATGGTCGACATGTTCGTGATGCTCGTCATCTTCCTCCTGCAGAGCTTCAGCGCCACCGGCGAGGTGCTGTACATGCAGAAGGACATCAAGCTGCCCGACGCGCGGCACGGCCAGATGATCGAGGTCGCGCCGGTGGTGGCCGTGAGCGCCGACCAGGTGGTCGTGACGGGCGTGAAGGTCGCGGACATCCGCGAGCTCGACTCGGACTCGGGGTACCTCAACATCCCCGCGCTCGAGGAGCGGCTGCGCGACGAGAAGAAGCGCTGGGAGTTCATCCACCAGTCGGATCCCGACAAGAAGTGGGACGGAGTGGTGAACATCCAGGCCGACAAGGGCGTGCCCTTCCGCATCGTGAAGCGCGTCATGTACTCGTGCGGCGTGGCGGGCTACTTCAACGTGAACTTCGCCGCCCTCGACGTCGGCACCATCGCCGCCGCGCCGAGCGGCACGCCGACGCCCGGCATCTGA
- a CDS encoding nucleotidyltransferase family protein, whose product MAAVALLDALRALTSFSPPKTLPDADPALLADVLEAHGLAPLASYQLETTRLGAAVPQALRERLLTSYQGVVNDNVLKLVTLRNVLREAPDVPVVLLGGAAYVDWLYPHMAFRPVGELRVAIRPEDRRRLEGAAGALAVERTDHDGRTAVLSDGRIAIGVQDALWPGGPAEGPLFERGRPYRAFGPCAARPSSEDALLATLAEQAGMGMLAPLVTFVDLRELLRLPLDAEYVLSRAASLHLSRALHGATLLAAHFFPEVADAAARLRPALGLAERVAVERVVDAAKDPARLRHLRGADAAARLVVAP is encoded by the coding sequence ATGGCGGCCGTGGCCCTGCTCGACGCCCTGCGCGCGCTCACCTCCTTCTCGCCGCCGAAGACCCTCCCGGACGCGGATCCTGCGCTGCTCGCCGACGTGCTGGAGGCCCACGGCCTCGCCCCGCTCGCGTCCTACCAGCTCGAGACGACCCGGCTCGGCGCGGCGGTGCCGCAGGCGCTGCGCGAGCGCCTGCTCACCAGCTACCAGGGCGTCGTCAACGACAACGTCCTCAAGCTCGTGACCCTCCGGAACGTGCTGCGCGAGGCGCCCGACGTGCCGGTGGTGCTGCTCGGCGGCGCCGCCTACGTCGACTGGCTCTATCCGCACATGGCGTTTCGGCCGGTGGGCGAGCTGCGCGTCGCCATCCGCCCCGAGGACCGGCGCCGGCTGGAGGGGGCGGCAGGGGCGCTCGCGGTGGAGCGCACCGACCACGACGGCCGGACGGCCGTGCTGAGCGACGGCCGGATCGCCATCGGCGTGCAGGACGCGCTCTGGCCGGGCGGCCCGGCCGAGGGACCGCTCTTCGAGCGCGGCCGGCCGTACCGGGCGTTCGGTCCGTGCGCCGCGCGCCCCTCGTCCGAGGACGCCCTCCTCGCCACGCTCGCGGAGCAGGCGGGCATGGGGATGCTCGCCCCGCTCGTCACGTTCGTCGACCTGCGCGAGCTGCTCCGCCTGCCGCTCGACGCCGAGTACGTGCTCTCGCGCGCCGCCTCGCTGCACCTCTCCCGCGCCCTGCACGGCGCGACCCTGCTCGCGGCGCACTTCTTCCCCGAGGTGGCCGACGCCGCCGCGCGGCTGCGGCCCGCGCTCGGCCTCGCCGAGCGCGTGGCGGTCGAGCGCGTGGTGGACGCCGCGAAGGACCCGGCCCGGCTGAGACACCTGCGCGGCGCCGACGCTGCGGCGAGGCTCGTCGTCGCGCCGTAG
- a CDS encoding sodium-translocating pyrophosphatase: MNISHLFSRLAVAAAPHHGGGEANLVLPDLGSETFLGGVTGHSLLLFGLVVCALGLAFGLVAARQLKGLPVHRSMREISELIYETAKTYLVTQGKFIAILWGFIAVIMVAYFGFLTTGPEGQQGMGMGRVAIILLFSLVGILGSTGVAWFGIRVNTFANSRAAFASLGGKPFPTYAIPLKAGMSIGTMLISVELLIMLFILLFVPGDLAGPCFIGFAIGESLGASALRIAGGIFTKIADIGSDLMKIVFKIKEDDARNPGVIADCTGDNAGDSVGPSADGFETYGVTGVALITFILLAISDPAVQVKLLVWIFAMRIMMVIASVVSYWINEAMAKARYGAAAAMNFEAPLTALVWLTSVVSVVLTYVVSYLLIADLGDGSMWWKLSTIITCGTLAGAIIPEIVKVFTSTTSGHVREVVTASREGGASLNVLAGLTAGNFSAFWMGLVIIALMAAGWGVSTTAGFDVANGGLMMAPAVFAFGLIAFGFLGMGPVTIAVDSYGPVTDNAQSVYELSLIENVPNVHAEVKKDFGFEPNFDKAKHFLEENDGAGNTFKATAKPVLIGTAVVGATTMIFSIIVALTSGLTENLQQLSILNPLFLLGLIMGGSVIYWFTGASTQAVSTGAYRAVEFIKANIKLEGVEKASVEDSKKVVEICTVYAQKGMFNIFLVVFFATLSFSFADEFFFIGYLISIAIFGLFQAIFMANAGGAWDNAKKVVEVELKAKGTALHDATVVGDTVGDPFKDTSSVAMNPIIKFTTLFGLLAVELAIKMELGTRISLATVFLAVALFFVYRSFYGMRIQVGAKAAGETVSPAAH, encoded by the coding sequence ATGAACATCTCTCACCTGTTTTCACGTCTCGCCGTCGCCGCCGCGCCGCACCACGGCGGGGGCGAGGCGAACCTCGTCCTGCCGGATCTCGGCTCCGAGACCTTCCTCGGCGGCGTGACGGGGCACTCGCTCCTCCTCTTCGGCCTCGTCGTATGCGCCCTCGGGCTCGCCTTCGGCCTCGTCGCCGCGCGGCAGCTCAAGGGCCTCCCCGTGCACCGGTCGATGCGGGAGATCTCCGAGCTCATCTACGAGACCGCGAAGACCTACCTCGTCACCCAGGGCAAGTTCATCGCGATCCTGTGGGGCTTCATCGCGGTGATCATGGTCGCCTACTTCGGCTTCCTCACCACCGGCCCCGAGGGGCAGCAGGGGATGGGGATGGGCCGGGTGGCGATCATCCTCCTGTTCTCGCTCGTCGGCATCCTCGGCTCGACCGGCGTCGCCTGGTTCGGCATCCGCGTGAACACGTTCGCGAACAGCCGCGCCGCGTTCGCCTCGCTCGGCGGCAAGCCGTTCCCGACCTACGCCATCCCGCTCAAGGCCGGCATGTCGATCGGCACGATGCTCATCAGCGTCGAGCTGCTCATCATGCTGTTCATCCTCCTCTTCGTCCCCGGCGACCTCGCCGGGCCGTGCTTCATCGGCTTCGCCATCGGCGAGTCGCTCGGCGCGTCCGCGCTCCGCATCGCCGGCGGCATCTTCACCAAGATCGCCGACATCGGCTCGGACCTGATGAAGATCGTCTTCAAGATCAAGGAGGACGACGCGCGCAACCCCGGCGTCATCGCCGACTGCACCGGCGACAACGCGGGCGACTCGGTGGGCCCCTCCGCGGACGGCTTCGAGACCTACGGCGTGACGGGCGTCGCGCTCATCACGTTCATCCTGCTCGCCATCTCGGACCCGGCGGTGCAGGTGAAGCTGCTCGTGTGGATCTTCGCGATGCGCATCATGATGGTCATCGCGTCGGTCGTGTCCTACTGGATCAACGAGGCGATGGCGAAGGCCCGCTACGGCGCCGCCGCGGCCATGAACTTCGAGGCGCCGCTCACGGCGCTCGTGTGGCTCACCTCGGTCGTCTCGGTCGTCCTCACCTACGTCGTCTCGTACCTGCTCATCGCCGACCTCGGCGACGGGTCGATGTGGTGGAAGCTCTCGACCATCATCACCTGCGGCACGCTCGCCGGCGCGATCATCCCCGAGATCGTGAAGGTCTTCACCTCGACCACCTCCGGCCACGTGCGCGAGGTCGTCACCGCCTCCCGCGAGGGCGGGGCGTCCCTGAACGTCCTCGCCGGCCTCACCGCGGGCAACTTCTCCGCCTTCTGGATGGGGCTCGTCATCATCGCCCTCATGGCGGCCGGCTGGGGCGTCTCCACCACCGCGGGCTTCGACGTCGCGAACGGCGGCCTCATGATGGCGCCGGCGGTGTTCGCGTTCGGCCTCATCGCCTTCGGCTTCCTCGGCATGGGCCCGGTCACCATCGCGGTCGACTCCTACGGCCCGGTGACCGACAACGCCCAGTCCGTCTACGAGCTGTCCCTCATCGAGAACGTCCCGAACGTCCACGCCGAGGTGAAGAAGGACTTCGGGTTCGAGCCGAACTTCGACAAGGCCAAGCACTTCCTCGAGGAGAACGACGGCGCCGGCAACACCTTCAAGGCGACCGCCAAGCCGGTGCTCATCGGCACCGCGGTCGTCGGCGCCACCACCATGATCTTCTCGATCATCGTGGCGCTCACGAGCGGCCTCACCGAGAACCTCCAGCAGCTCTCCATCCTGAACCCGCTCTTCCTGCTCGGGCTCATCATGGGCGGCAGCGTCATCTACTGGTTCACCGGCGCCTCCACCCAGGCCGTCTCCACCGGCGCGTACCGCGCGGTCGAGTTCATCAAGGCCAACATCAAGCTCGAGGGCGTCGAGAAGGCCTCCGTCGAGGACTCGAAGAAGGTCGTCGAGATCTGCACGGTCTACGCGCAGAAGGGCATGTTCAACATCTTCCTCGTCGTGTTCTTCGCGACGCTGTCCTTCTCCTTCGCCGACGAGTTCTTCTTCATCGGCTACCTCATCTCCATCGCGATCTTCGGCCTGTTCCAGGCGATCTTCATGGCGAACGCCGGTGGCGCCTGGGACAACGCGAAGAAGGTCGTCGAGGTGGAGCTGAAGGCGAAGGGCACCGCGCTGCACGACGCGACCGTGGTCGGCGACACCGTCGGCGACCCGTTCAAGGACACCTCCTCGGTGGCGATGAACCCGATCATCAAGTTCACGACGCTCTTCGGCCTGCTCGCCGTCGAGCTCGCGATCAAGATGGAGCTCGGGACGCGCATCTCCCTGGCGACCGTGTTCCTCGCCGTGGCGCTGTTCTTCGTCTACCGCTCCTTCTACGGGATGCGCATCCAGGTGGGCGCGAAGGCGGCGGGCGAGACCGTCAGCCCGGCGGCGCACTGA
- a CDS encoding class I SAM-dependent methyltransferase yields the protein MRNFTRKLELLARRSGRRPEDMRLLEIGCATGEFLRVARAAGVTCHLGIEPSAYCREIATRRGLEVLSPSDPGASAAIASLEPTVVVAWDVWEHLPHPARELDAVLAHASPDVTVALSTVDASSFVAKIRGTRWRQFHPPTHLNYPTRRSLEHYLASRGFTVRHHASFGYYRPLLEYARALGMDPRQRADGWNLPWTFPLYLNLWDIQLVIATRGQA from the coding sequence GTGCGCAACTTCACGCGCAAGCTGGAGCTCCTCGCCCGGCGCAGCGGGCGACGTCCGGAGGACATGCGCTTGCTCGAGATCGGGTGCGCCACCGGGGAGTTCCTGCGCGTCGCGCGCGCCGCAGGCGTGACGTGCCACCTGGGCATAGAGCCGTCGGCGTACTGCCGGGAGATCGCCACCCGACGCGGACTCGAGGTGCTGTCGCCCTCGGACCCGGGAGCGAGTGCGGCGATTGCATCGCTCGAGCCGACCGTGGTGGTTGCCTGGGACGTGTGGGAACACCTCCCGCATCCCGCCCGGGAGCTCGACGCCGTCCTCGCCCACGCGTCTCCCGACGTGACGGTCGCCCTGTCCACGGTCGATGCGAGCAGCTTCGTCGCGAAGATCCGTGGAACGCGCTGGCGTCAGTTCCACCCTCCCACGCACCTGAACTACCCGACGCGCCGCTCGCTCGAGCATTACCTCGCCTCGAGAGGCTTCACCGTCCGTCATCACGCTTCGTTCGGCTACTACCGTCCTTTGCTCGAATATGCGCGCGCACTCGGCATGGACCCGCGTCAGCGAGCGGATGGCTGGAACCTGCCCTGGACCTTCCCGCTGTACCTGAACCTGTGGGACATTCAGCTCGTCATCGCCACACGGGGGCAGGCGTGA
- a CDS encoding LON peptidase substrate-binding domain-containing protein has protein sequence MAERIAPQGKWAALARASAAGLKVFPLYGVAVLPGTPTPFHIFEPRYKALVKDALAGDRVVAVPALLHKADAQQLRPPLKPICGAGFIESEQEYPDGRYDIIVRGLARVRLVEELPPGAMYREWRAEILEERWPPAGAAALASQLEALRQLVYELSTRLPSESGAPQLAEAVAQMTDASAVVDLVGAAVVSDPESRQKVLEELDVARRLEYVVEEVAGVVLVLSRGKNPRV, from the coding sequence ATGGCGGAGCGCATCGCTCCGCAGGGGAAGTGGGCGGCGCTCGCGCGCGCGAGCGCCGCCGGCCTCAAGGTGTTCCCCCTCTACGGCGTGGCCGTCCTCCCCGGGACGCCCACGCCGTTTCACATCTTCGAGCCGCGCTACAAGGCGCTCGTGAAGGACGCGCTCGCGGGGGATCGCGTGGTCGCCGTCCCCGCCCTGCTCCACAAGGCGGACGCGCAGCAGCTCCGGCCGCCGCTCAAGCCGATCTGCGGCGCCGGGTTCATCGAGTCGGAGCAGGAGTACCCCGACGGCCGCTACGACATCATCGTGCGCGGGCTGGCCCGCGTGCGGCTCGTCGAGGAGCTCCCCCCGGGCGCCATGTACCGCGAGTGGAGGGCGGAGATCCTCGAGGAGCGCTGGCCGCCGGCCGGCGCCGCCGCGCTCGCCTCGCAGCTCGAGGCGCTCCGCCAGCTCGTCTACGAGCTCTCCACCCGCCTCCCCAGCGAATCGGGCGCGCCGCAGCTCGCCGAGGCGGTGGCGCAGATGACCGACGCGTCCGCCGTCGTGGACCTGGTCGGCGCCGCGGTGGTCTCGGACCCCGAGTCCCGCCAGAAGGTGCTGGAGGAGCTCGACGTGGCCCGCCGCCTCGAGTACGTGGTCGAGGAGGTCGCGGGCGTCGTGCTGGTGCTGTCGAGGGGGAAGAACCCGCGGGTGTAG
- a CDS encoding glucosyltransferase domain-containing protein — MSLIRLRVPAVLALLVATCYASVLATYGFADDFTVLEAAVLRLASVKHEVIAGGRPTFAFILDASFRWAGTVERLAWLRAAGVSGIAMLACLVYLQLIRRGWSRLEAFSIALAIVAMPAFRLVAFWATGAAFPFAAVLGALSFLLAERATLSEGSRRAAAFAGAYLLLVLALSIYQPAAMFFCAMAAIAFFSPQPRTSLRLLLGAGAVFAAGALTALALARVGSAIFPVLPASRTTLSLDVPAKLLWFVRGALVDVFHYWAPGHVPKLALTVGLVVAGGCAAYLARERRSVVLGLGVASCLLIASYAPNLAAAESWSAYRTQIALGSVAVLLAAVAIKGYASLIPGRCATAVARGTLALLAACSLLAAARYTHVTLVGPAATELRWLKAELAPERVAGHDGVRVIAAHWYDHIAPEVHYDEIGIPSLARAWSARGFAASVLREAGRSDIVVDAVEPDPEPTPAPAGTLVIDGRMIRALR; from the coding sequence ATGTCCCTCATTCGCCTGCGCGTCCCCGCGGTCCTCGCGCTGCTCGTCGCCACTTGCTACGCGAGCGTCCTCGCGACCTACGGATTCGCCGACGACTTCACGGTGCTCGAGGCCGCCGTGCTGCGGCTGGCCAGCGTGAAGCACGAGGTCATCGCTGGGGGACGCCCGACGTTTGCCTTCATCCTGGACGCCAGCTTCCGGTGGGCAGGGACTGTCGAGCGGCTCGCCTGGCTCCGCGCGGCGGGGGTGTCCGGCATCGCGATGCTCGCGTGCCTCGTGTACCTCCAGCTCATACGGCGCGGCTGGTCGCGACTCGAGGCGTTTAGTATCGCGCTCGCCATCGTCGCCATGCCAGCGTTTCGCCTCGTCGCGTTCTGGGCCACGGGTGCCGCCTTCCCCTTCGCCGCCGTACTGGGAGCGCTGTCCTTTCTCCTTGCCGAACGCGCCACCCTCAGCGAGGGCTCGCGCCGCGCCGCCGCGTTTGCCGGCGCGTACCTGCTCCTCGTGCTCGCCCTATCGATCTACCAACCGGCGGCGATGTTCTTCTGCGCCATGGCGGCGATCGCCTTCTTCAGTCCACAGCCGCGAACGTCGCTGCGACTGCTCCTCGGCGCCGGAGCCGTCTTCGCAGCCGGAGCGCTGACGGCGCTCGCCCTCGCCCGGGTGGGCTCGGCGATCTTTCCGGTGCTCCCCGCGTCGCGGACCACTCTCTCCCTCGATGTCCCCGCCAAGTTGCTCTGGTTCGTGCGCGGCGCCCTCGTGGACGTGTTCCATTACTGGGCTCCCGGCCACGTTCCCAAGTTGGCCCTGACCGTGGGGCTCGTCGTCGCTGGGGGCTGTGCGGCGTACCTCGCCCGGGAGCGTCGCTCGGTCGTCCTCGGTCTTGGCGTCGCCTCCTGCCTGCTCATCGCGAGCTACGCCCCCAACCTGGCTGCGGCGGAGAGCTGGAGTGCCTACCGGACCCAGATCGCCCTCGGCTCCGTCGCTGTCCTCCTCGCGGCGGTGGCGATCAAGGGGTACGCGTCGTTGATCCCGGGCCGGTGCGCTACCGCGGTCGCGCGCGGGACCCTCGCCCTCCTCGCGGCCTGCTCGCTCCTCGCGGCAGCGCGATACACCCACGTCACGCTCGTGGGGCCCGCGGCGACCGAATTGCGCTGGCTCAAGGCCGAGCTCGCTCCCGAGCGTGTCGCAGGACACGATGGAGTGCGCGTGATCGCAGCGCACTGGTACGACCACATTGCCCCGGAGGTTCACTACGACGAGATCGGAATTCCTTCGCTCGCACGGGCCTGGTCAGCCCGGGGCTTTGCAGCATCCGTGCTCCGCGAAGCGGGGCGTTCCGACATCGTCGTCGACGCGGTGGAACCCGATCCCGAGCCCACGCCTGCGCCCGCCGGCACCCTCGTCATCGACGGACGGATGATTCGCGCGCTGCGCTGA
- a CDS encoding biopolymer transporter ExbD, producing the protein MGGGAMPEQGGGGKKRKKSLDATINVVPAIDLLACCITFLLYTAVWTQISRLQVQQLGTGAPEIEQTDAQKQLLVTLAMGERGFNLSTSAGLAIDIPNLGRGADGAVRFDLAGLGERLKQLKSSHPDAAAVTLSAEDTVPYGDLVQVIDTCVGAGLVSVAVTGV; encoded by the coding sequence ATGGGCGGCGGCGCAATGCCCGAGCAGGGCGGCGGCGGAAAGAAGCGGAAGAAATCGCTCGACGCGACGATCAACGTCGTCCCGGCGATCGACCTGCTCGCCTGCTGCATCACGTTCCTCCTCTACACCGCGGTGTGGACCCAGATCTCCCGCCTCCAGGTGCAGCAGCTCGGCACCGGCGCGCCGGAGATCGAGCAGACCGACGCGCAGAAGCAGCTCCTCGTGACCCTCGCGATGGGCGAGCGCGGCTTCAACCTCTCCACCTCCGCCGGGCTGGCGATCGACATCCCGAACCTGGGGCGCGGCGCGGACGGCGCGGTGAGGTTCGACCTCGCCGGGCTGGGCGAGCGCCTCAAGCAGCTGAAGAGCAGCCATCCGGACGCCGCCGCGGTCACCCTCTCCGCCGAGGACACCGTCCCCTACGGCGATCTCGTGCAGGTCATCGACACGTGCGTCGGCGCGGGGCTCGTCTCCGTGGCCGTCACCGGGGTCTAG
- a CDS encoding glycosyltransferase, with protein sequence MPAFNEEAGITAFVRELASAMSRLAAEHGGAFTILIVDDGSLDATGETVERLAREPQPPGVDLRLLSLARNFGHQAALVAGLVEASRDGDFAITMDADGEHPIEIVPRLVDCWLAGDSIVHTARRPNAALTAWKRATSAGYYRTMRTLSGLQIAPGMADFKLWDGDLLRQVRDFLPGCGSTRVFAAWLAPGGTVVPYDQRFARRESRFTSRKMWSLALGGLVRYSDVPLRLSMAVGLVSILFAAGLSAFVLWGSATGRTVPGWSSMMIALSIFSGLQSFSLGILGEYLLRNTFRAALPKFVLKRERNGAYSRSASDPARRGSAGSA encoded by the coding sequence GTGCCGGCCTTCAACGAGGAGGCCGGAATCACTGCCTTCGTCCGAGAGCTCGCGTCTGCGATGAGCCGCCTCGCCGCGGAGCACGGCGGCGCGTTCACGATACTGATCGTCGACGACGGCTCGCTCGACGCGACGGGCGAGACCGTCGAGCGCCTCGCTCGGGAGCCGCAGCCCCCTGGCGTGGACCTACGGCTCCTCTCGCTGGCGCGGAACTTCGGCCACCAAGCCGCGTTGGTGGCCGGCCTCGTCGAGGCGAGTCGCGATGGGGACTTCGCGATCACGATGGACGCCGACGGCGAGCATCCGATCGAGATCGTGCCCAGGCTCGTCGACTGCTGGCTTGCGGGGGATTCCATCGTTCACACGGCGCGGCGCCCGAATGCCGCGCTCACGGCCTGGAAGCGAGCCACGAGCGCCGGCTATTACCGCACGATGCGCACGCTGTCCGGCCTGCAGATCGCGCCGGGCATGGCGGACTTCAAGCTCTGGGACGGCGACCTCCTCCGTCAGGTTCGCGACTTCCTGCCGGGTTGCGGTTCGACCCGCGTCTTCGCCGCCTGGCTCGCACCCGGAGGGACCGTGGTGCCGTACGACCAGCGCTTCGCGCGGCGCGAGTCGCGTTTCACTTCGCGGAAAATGTGGTCGCTCGCGCTGGGAGGGCTGGTCCGCTACTCGGACGTCCCGTTGCGGCTCTCGATGGCGGTCGGCCTGGTCTCCATCCTCTTCGCGGCCGGACTGTCCGCCTTCGTCCTGTGGGGCAGCGCTACCGGGCGTACCGTTCCCGGCTGGTCGAGCATGATGATCGCCCTTTCGATCTTCTCGGGGCTGCAGTCGTTCTCACTCGGCATCCTTGGCGAGTACCTGCTCAGGAACACGTTCCGGGCGGCGCTCCCGAAGTTCGTGCTGAAGAGGGAGCGAAACGGCGCATACTCGCGCAGCGCGTCGGACCCCGCGCGGCGCGGAAGCGCGGGCTCCGCGTAG
- a CDS encoding UDP-glucose/GDP-mannose dehydrogenase family protein has product MRIAVVGTGYVGLVTGTCFAETGHTVACLDVDARKIETLRAGGIPIYEPGLEELVRRNAKERRLTFTTSYAEALEGAEVAFIAVGTPPGENGEADLQYVLAAAEEIGRNLTRSCVVVDKSTVPVGSAEKVAEVLGRVSKHPFDVVSNPEFLKEGAAIEDFMRPDRVVVGVASERGRAVMAELYAPFVRAEQPVLFMDLRSAELTKYAANAMLATRISFMNEMAALCERLGADVDQVRRGIGSDKRIGHPFLFPGVGFGGSCFPKDVRAVMTMARHVGLDFDLLRSVERVNERQKRWLVEKATKHFGSLGGKTIAVWGLAFKPKTDDMREAPSISVVEGLLGGGAKVRAYDPVASGVAARLFDGRGVVLADDPYAAAEGADALLLVTEWNEFRQPDVARLKKTMRNQVLLDGRNIWDAAKLRAAGFTYYGVGRNAADAT; this is encoded by the coding sequence ATGCGCATCGCCGTCGTCGGCACGGGCTACGTCGGGCTCGTCACCGGCACCTGCTTCGCCGAGACCGGTCACACCGTCGCCTGCCTGGACGTGGACGCGCGCAAGATCGAGACGCTGCGCGCCGGGGGGATCCCCATCTACGAGCCCGGCCTGGAGGAGCTCGTCCGGCGCAACGCCAAGGAGCGGCGGCTCACCTTCACCACCTCCTACGCCGAGGCCCTGGAGGGCGCCGAGGTGGCGTTCATCGCCGTCGGCACGCCGCCGGGCGAGAACGGGGAGGCGGACCTCCAGTACGTGCTCGCCGCCGCCGAGGAGATCGGGCGGAACCTCACCCGCTCCTGCGTGGTGGTGGACAAGAGCACCGTGCCGGTGGGGAGCGCCGAGAAGGTGGCCGAGGTGCTGGGCCGCGTCTCGAAGCACCCCTTCGACGTGGTCTCGAACCCCGAGTTCCTCAAGGAAGGCGCCGCCATCGAGGACTTCATGCGGCCCGACCGCGTGGTCGTGGGCGTCGCCTCCGAGCGCGGCCGCGCCGTCATGGCCGAGCTGTACGCGCCCTTCGTCCGCGCCGAGCAGCCGGTGCTCTTCATGGACCTGCGCTCCGCCGAGCTCACCAAGTACGCCGCCAACGCCATGCTCGCGACGCGCATCTCGTTCATGAACGAGATGGCCGCGCTCTGCGAGCGGCTCGGCGCCGACGTGGACCAGGTGCGCCGCGGCATCGGCTCCGACAAGCGCATCGGCCACCCGTTCCTCTTCCCCGGCGTGGGCTTCGGCGGCTCCTGCTTCCCCAAGGACGTGCGCGCCGTCATGACCATGGCCCGCCACGTGGGCCTCGACTTCGACCTGCTCCGCTCCGTCGAGCGCGTGAACGAGCGGCAGAAGCGCTGGCTCGTGGAGAAGGCCACCAAGCACTTCGGCTCGCTCGGCGGCAAGACCATCGCGGTGTGGGGCCTCGCCTTCAAGCCCAAGACCGACGACATGCGCGAGGCGCCGTCGATCAGCGTCGTCGAGGGGCTCCTCGGCGGCGGCGCGAAGGTGCGCGCCTACGACCCGGTCGCCTCCGGCGTGGCCGCGCGCCTCTTCGACGGCCGCGGCGTGGTCCTCGCCGACGACCCCTACGCCGCGGCGGAGGGCGCCGACGCGCTCCTGCTCGTCACCGAGTGGAACGAGTTCCGCCAGCCCGACGTGGCGCGGCTCAAGAAGACCATGCGCAACCAGGTGCTCCTCGACGGCCGGAACATCTGGGACGCGGCGAAGCTCCGCGCGGCGGGGTTCACGTACTACGGGGTGGGGCGGAACGCGGCGGACGCGACCTGA
- a CDS encoding MotA/TolQ/ExbB proton channel family protein encodes MGDMFGALAKHYHEGGWMMHPILVSLIFVVGLVVDRIIALYFKANVDKDAFLRGLKKHIYAGDLDKAISFTASQKKTPLTSVIKAGLINVPKGEQDVQAAMDEATLRESPKIEARTGYLAMLGNVATLLGLLGTIVGLIGAFGAVANANPADKATILADSISEAMNCTAFGLLTAIPALVAYSVLQGRTQHMIDEINETSVAVLNLIVANKDKMKMPATVSAGDDE; translated from the coding sequence ATGGGCGACATGTTCGGAGCGCTTGCGAAGCACTACCACGAGGGTGGCTGGATGATGCACCCCATCCTCGTGTCGCTGATCTTCGTGGTGGGGCTCGTCGTCGACCGCATCATCGCCCTCTACTTCAAGGCGAACGTCGACAAGGACGCGTTCCTCCGCGGTCTCAAGAAGCACATCTACGCGGGCGACCTCGACAAGGCCATCAGCTTCACGGCCTCGCAGAAGAAGACGCCGCTCACGAGCGTCATCAAGGCCGGCCTCATCAACGTGCCGAAGGGCGAGCAGGACGTGCAGGCCGCCATGGACGAGGCGACCCTGCGCGAGTCGCCCAAGATCGAGGCGCGCACCGGCTACCTCGCCATGCTCGGCAACGTGGCCACCCTGCTCGGCCTCCTCGGCACCATCGTCGGCCTCATCGGCGCGTTCGGCGCGGTCGCGAACGCGAACCCCGCCGACAAGGCGACCATCCTCGCCGACTCCATCTCCGAGGCCATGAACTGCACCGCCTTCGGCCTCCTCACCGCCATCCCGGCGCTCGTCGCCTACTCGGTGCTGCAGGGCCGCACGCAGCACATGATCGACGAGATCAACGAGACCTCGGTCGCCGTCCTGAACCTCATCGTCGCGAACAAGGACAAGATGAAGATGCCCGCGACGGTGTCCGCCGGGGACGACGAGTAG